Proteins from one Mycobacteriales bacterium genomic window:
- a CDS encoding DUF6782 family putative metallopeptidase — translation MVDPSLLRQASDRGVTICFADLDGADGLWVPEERTVLVNRGLSEAKVAEVIEHELTHVMIDDQHADLDAGRDVLIGRPPLRSRRWVVGLAAAGIVAVVGGVTLGMKANGGPADEQVAPPQHGLTASESGQAPPSPVLSPSVGPDGRIVYVTVTAPARSAPAVSPSGTPAGKPASTRSPMATSPAPKATVPVPPPATVSPTPPPASIPANPPVTPTPDPTTPEAPVDTTPPGAGASLPGDGDTGAGAASGDAPVGGDAPVSGDVPVSGDVPVSGAADASDVLIAASGVADAVVAPTG, via the coding sequence GTGGTCGATCCGTCCCTGCTCAGGCAGGCGAGCGATCGTGGGGTCACCATCTGCTTCGCGGACCTGGACGGCGCGGACGGGCTCTGGGTCCCGGAGGAGCGCACCGTCCTGGTGAACCGCGGGCTGAGCGAGGCCAAGGTCGCCGAGGTCATCGAGCACGAGCTCACGCACGTCATGATCGACGACCAGCACGCCGACCTCGACGCGGGGCGGGACGTGCTGATCGGCCGTCCCCCGCTGCGGTCCCGGCGCTGGGTCGTCGGCCTGGCCGCGGCCGGGATCGTCGCCGTGGTCGGCGGCGTCACGCTCGGCATGAAGGCGAACGGCGGCCCCGCCGACGAGCAGGTCGCGCCGCCGCAGCACGGGCTGACCGCGAGCGAGTCCGGACAGGCTCCGCCGTCGCCGGTCCTCAGCCCGTCCGTCGGCCCGGACGGCCGGATCGTCTACGTGACGGTGACCGCACCGGCCCGGTCGGCGCCGGCCGTCAGCCCCAGCGGCACCCCGGCCGGAAAGCCCGCCTCGACGAGGAGCCCGATGGCGACCTCGCCGGCGCCGAAGGCGACCGTGCCCGTGCCCCCGCCCGCGACGGTCTCCCCCACCCCGCCGCCCGCGAGCATCCCGGCCAATCCGCCGGTGACGCCGACCCCCGACCCGACGACGCCGGAGGCGCCGGTGGACACGACGCCGCCCGGCGCCGGCGCGAGCCTGCCCGGGGACGGCGACACCGGCGCGGGCGCGGCCAGCGGCGACGCTCCGGTGGGTGGGGATGCTCCGGTGAGCGGCGACGTCCCGGTGAGCGGCGACGTCCCGGTGAGCGGTGCGGCCGACGCGAGTGACGTCCTGATCGCGGCGAGTGGCGTGGCCGACGCGGTGGTTGCCCCGACCGGCTGA
- a CDS encoding peptidoglycan recognition family protein, whose protein sequence is MRRAVRRAAALTVVGFLGVLVAAVGVAGARNAPAAPEVSDQRQQEITAAAAQYGVPAPLLVALAGTLSGFGATDPRLDGGHGLFRLADGTPALDGRGGIADTRVAQVRALAGHDPATRALATAAGLAGTSAAGARDVPAEGARAAAALLASYGKQAAGGALPTSLLGWYGAVARFATGDSMTGRAVADDVFAQLRAGLPATVVAGQRFSIAADPAAALPAGPGEAVTGECPAGCRLVPAAGYQPGDRTTVNQVVISTAPAGYSATIAAAQRASARWSAHYVVRAADGAVTQTVLLRDVAWDAGNPTVDAGSVGIAVEANPTPAAYASVARLLRYLAGRGLTLDRQHLLGMDEVAGAPVSLQSGFDWVRVLRAAGAPLTAQAFRADRVVTVAAPGLVLRSAPGGAALADQPAVGRSLAVAGTTDGWTEVWYGGRAAYLSDPAGTRTLPGDADRVTPISTAVPVFGAAESGTPVGTLGTGQAAVLLDPDAVGDYLTIGFGDHIGYVAATDVTLQLD, encoded by the coding sequence GTGCGCAGGGCAGTGCGGCGCGCAGCCGCGCTAACAGTGGTCGGTTTCCTCGGCGTACTGGTGGCCGCGGTCGGCGTGGCGGGCGCCCGCAACGCCCCGGCCGCGCCGGAGGTCTCGGACCAGCGGCAGCAGGAGATCACCGCGGCCGCCGCGCAGTACGGCGTGCCCGCGCCGCTGCTCGTGGCGCTGGCCGGCACGCTCTCCGGTTTCGGGGCGACCGACCCGAGGCTCGACGGCGGCCACGGCCTGTTCCGGCTGGCCGACGGCACGCCGGCCCTGGACGGCCGCGGCGGCATCGCCGACACCCGGGTCGCCCAGGTCCGCGCGCTGGCCGGCCACGACCCGGCCACCCGCGCGCTGGCCACCGCCGCCGGTCTGGCCGGCACCTCCGCGGCCGGCGCCCGGGACGTCCCGGCCGAGGGCGCCCGGGCCGCCGCCGCGCTGCTCGCCTCGTACGGGAAGCAGGCCGCCGGCGGCGCCCTGCCCACCTCCCTCCTCGGCTGGTACGGCGCGGTGGCCCGGTTCGCCACCGGCGACTCGATGACCGGCCGGGCCGTCGCCGACGACGTGTTCGCCCAGCTGCGGGCGGGCCTGCCGGCGACCGTGGTGGCCGGCCAGCGGTTCTCCATCGCCGCCGACCCGGCGGCCGCGCTGCCGGCCGGGCCGGGCGAGGCCGTCACCGGCGAGTGCCCGGCCGGCTGCCGGCTGGTGCCGGCCGCGGGCTACCAGCCCGGCGACCGGACCACCGTGAACCAGGTCGTGATCTCGACCGCGCCGGCCGGCTACAGCGCGACGATCGCCGCGGCCCAGCGGGCCAGCGCCCGGTGGAGCGCGCACTACGTGGTCCGCGCCGCCGACGGCGCGGTGACCCAGACCGTGCTGCTGCGCGACGTCGCCTGGGACGCCGGCAACCCGACCGTGGACGCCGGCTCGGTCGGCATCGCGGTCGAGGCGAACCCGACCCCGGCCGCGTACGCGTCGGTGGCCCGGCTGCTGCGTTACCTCGCCGGCCGCGGGCTGACCCTGGACCGGCAGCACCTGCTGGGCATGGACGAGGTCGCGGGTGCGCCGGTCTCGCTGCAGTCCGGCTTCGACTGGGTCCGAGTGCTGCGTGCGGCCGGCGCTCCGCTGACCGCGCAGGCGTTCCGGGCCGACCGGGTCGTCACCGTCGCCGCCCCGGGCCTCGTGCTGCGCTCCGCGCCGGGCGGCGCCGCGCTGGCGGACCAGCCCGCGGTCGGCCGGTCCCTGGCCGTGGCCGGGACGACGGACGGCTGGACCGAGGTCTGGTACGGCGGCCGCGCCGCGTACCTGTCCGACCCGGCCGGGACCCGGACGCTGCCGGGCGACGCCGACCGCGTCACCCCGATCTCCACCGCCGTCCCGGTCTTCGGCGCGGCGGAGTCCGGCACCCCGGTGGGCACCCTCGGCACCGGCCAGGCCGCCGTCCTGCTCGACCCGGACGCGGTCGGCGACTACCTCACGATCGGCTTCGGCGACCACATCGGCTACGTCGCCGCCACGGACGTCACGCTGCAGCTGGACTGA
- a CDS encoding DUF6328 family protein: MSERSGGAAGHDETQAQRLDRNYGELLQELRVAQVGVQILFASLLTVVFTDRFTMISTLQRVTYVVTLLAAAAATALLVGPVAFHRIVFRHNQKDDLVQVSHRMALGGLACLSVALVGVVLFILEEVLGETPALWFSAGVAAVFVVLWLVIPLVSRTREELPGHD; the protein is encoded by the coding sequence GTGAGCGAGAGATCCGGCGGTGCGGCCGGGCACGACGAGACCCAGGCGCAGCGGCTCGACCGCAACTACGGCGAGCTGCTGCAGGAGCTGCGGGTCGCGCAGGTCGGCGTGCAGATCCTGTTCGCCTCGCTGCTCACCGTCGTGTTCACCGACCGGTTCACGATGATCAGCACGCTGCAGCGGGTCACGTACGTGGTGACGCTGCTGGCCGCCGCGGCCGCGACCGCGCTGCTGGTCGGCCCGGTCGCGTTCCACCGGATCGTCTTCCGGCACAACCAGAAGGACGACCTGGTCCAGGTCTCGCACCGGATGGCGCTGGGCGGGCTGGCCTGCCTGTCGGTCGCGTTGGTCGGGGTGGTGCTGTTCATCCTGGAGGAGGTGCTGGGGGAGACCCCGGCGCTCTGGTTCAGCGCCGGGGTCGCCGCCGTCTTCGTCGTGCTCTGGTTGGTGATCCCGCTGGTCAGCCGGACCCGGGAAGAACTCCCGGGTCACGACTAG
- a CDS encoding GNAT family N-acetyltransferase, whose amino-acid sequence MSLDIRHPDLSEAAELMRNVGTAFLKPSSRDAPRTEFWLKHVRPDLNRTWGAFDRGKAVGSLRSFPMELTVPGGRTVPADAISMVTVAPTHRRRGLLTGMMGQDLAAAAERGDIAAILVASEWRIYGRYGFGPATEAAEWTVDKLRVGAPVPAGDLELIGPAELRAVAPAAYDRARLLRAGGLSRPEPRWDRDFGLVSADGGPPDWDGRAVVHRDGAGEVDGYLRWHSSWDVSGNSELTVDELVAATDAAYRDLWFFALAVDLITVVKARSRPVDEALPWLVGDGRFVQQTDRYDKLWLRLLDVPAALTIRDYGGAGSLVLEIVDPAGYGAGRFALDAGPDGATCVATTRSADLTLPVTALGSAYLGGHRLGTLAAAGLVDEHTPGATRAADRLLAPDRAPWATLHF is encoded by the coding sequence GTGTCGCTCGACATCCGCCACCCCGACCTGTCCGAAGCCGCCGAGCTCATGCGGAACGTCGGTACCGCGTTCCTGAAGCCGAGCAGCCGCGACGCCCCGCGGACCGAGTTCTGGCTCAAGCACGTCCGGCCCGACCTCAACCGCACCTGGGGCGCCTTCGACCGCGGCAAGGCGGTCGGCAGCCTGCGCAGCTTCCCGATGGAGCTGACCGTCCCCGGCGGCCGTACGGTCCCGGCCGACGCGATCTCGATGGTGACCGTCGCCCCGACCCACCGCCGCCGCGGGCTGCTCACCGGGATGATGGGCCAGGACCTGGCCGCCGCGGCCGAGCGCGGTGACATCGCCGCGATCCTGGTCGCCTCGGAGTGGCGCATCTACGGCCGGTACGGCTTCGGCCCGGCCACCGAGGCGGCCGAGTGGACCGTCGACAAGCTCCGCGTCGGCGCGCCCGTCCCGGCCGGCGACCTCGAGCTCATCGGCCCGGCGGAGCTGCGCGCCGTGGCCCCGGCCGCGTACGACCGGGCCCGGCTGTTGCGGGCCGGCGGCCTCAGCCGGCCGGAGCCGCGCTGGGACCGCGACTTCGGGCTGGTCTCGGCCGACGGCGGCCCGCCGGACTGGGACGGCCGCGCGGTCGTGCACCGCGACGGGGCCGGCGAGGTCGACGGCTACCTGCGCTGGCACTCGTCCTGGGACGTGAGCGGGAACTCCGAGCTGACCGTGGACGAGCTCGTCGCGGCGACCGACGCGGCGTACCGGGACCTCTGGTTCTTCGCGCTCGCGGTCGACTTGATCACGGTGGTGAAGGCGCGGAGCCGGCCGGTGGACGAGGCGCTGCCCTGGCTGGTCGGCGACGGCCGGTTCGTCCAGCAGACCGACCGCTACGACAAGCTCTGGCTGCGGCTGCTGGACGTCCCGGCCGCGCTCACCATCCGCGACTACGGCGGCGCGGGGAGCCTCGTGCTGGAGATCGTCGACCCGGCCGGGTACGGCGCCGGCCGGTTCGCGCTGGACGCCGGCCCGGACGGCGCGACCTGTGTGGCGACCACCCGCTCGGCCGACCTGACCCTGCCGGTGACCGCGCTCGGGTCGGCGTACCTGGGTGGCCATCGGCTCGGGACGCTGGCCGCCGCGGGCCTGGTCGACGAGCACACCCCGGGCGCGACCCGGGCCGCCGATCGGCTCCTCGCCCCTGACCGTGCACCCTGGGCCACCCTGCACTTCTGA
- a CDS encoding HoxN/HupN/NixA family nickel/cobalt transporter has protein sequence MALISGGVLTRVRGRLTRDEWLRLVGMAAFVVLLHVVGWVTLVALLAPRHYDLGSAGGVFGIGLGVTAYTLGLRHAFDADHIAAIDNTTRKLMTQKQRPLSVGFWFSLGHSSIVFGLCFLLAIGIRALAGEVSDENSGLQQTTGLIGTLVSGVFLTLIAMINLVVLIGIVKVFQKMRGGTYDEAELERRLDERGLLNRVLGRVTRAVTKPWHMYPVGLLFGLGFDTATEVSLLVLAGGAAATALPWYGILVLPVLFAAGMSLLDTIDGCFMNFAYGWAFSKPVRKVYYNIAITGLSVAVALIIGGVELLGLLAEKAGLTGGFWGWVSSIDLNYVGYAIVVLFVVTWIVALAVWRFGRIEERWSAPAPD, from the coding sequence ATGGCGTTGATCAGCGGCGGAGTCCTCACCCGCGTCCGCGGCCGGCTCACGCGGGACGAGTGGCTGCGGCTGGTGGGCATGGCCGCGTTCGTGGTCCTGCTGCACGTCGTCGGCTGGGTGACGCTGGTCGCGCTGCTCGCCCCGCGGCATTACGACCTCGGCAGCGCCGGCGGCGTGTTCGGGATCGGGCTCGGCGTCACCGCGTACACGCTGGGGTTGCGGCACGCGTTCGACGCCGACCACATCGCCGCGATCGACAACACCACCCGGAAGCTGATGACCCAGAAGCAGCGGCCGCTGTCGGTCGGCTTCTGGTTCTCCCTCGGCCACTCCTCGATCGTGTTCGGACTCTGCTTCCTGCTGGCGATCGGGATCCGCGCCCTGGCCGGCGAGGTCTCGGACGAGAACTCCGGGCTGCAGCAGACGACCGGCCTGATCGGCACGCTGGTCTCCGGGGTGTTCCTGACCCTGATCGCGATGATCAACCTGGTCGTGCTGATCGGCATCGTGAAGGTGTTCCAGAAGATGCGCGGTGGCACGTACGACGAGGCCGAACTGGAGCGCAGGCTGGACGAGCGCGGCCTGCTCAACCGGGTCCTCGGCCGGGTCACCCGGGCCGTCACCAAGCCCTGGCACATGTACCCGGTGGGCCTGCTGTTCGGCCTCGGCTTCGACACCGCCACCGAGGTCTCGCTGCTGGTGCTGGCCGGCGGCGCCGCCGCCACCGCCCTGCCCTGGTACGGGATCCTGGTCCTGCCGGTCCTGTTCGCCGCCGGCATGAGCCTGCTCGACACGATCGACGGCTGCTTCATGAACTTCGCGTACGGCTGGGCGTTCTCCAAGCCGGTCCGCAAGGTCTACTACAACATCGCGATCACCGGCCTCTCGGTCGCGGTCGCGCTGATCATCGGCGGCGTCGAGCTGCTCGGCCTGCTGGCCGAGAAGGCCGGCCTGACCGGCGGGTTCTGGGGCTGGGTCTCCTCCATCGACCTCAACTACGTCGGCTACGCGATCGTCGTGCTGTTCGTGGTGACCTGGATCGTCGCGCTGGCCGTCTGGCGCTTCGGCCGCATCGAGGAACGCTGGAGTGCGCCGGCCCCGGACTGA
- a CDS encoding winged helix-turn-helix domain-containing protein, with protein sequence MSSERRRLTSATELRALSHPTRIALLELLDEVGPLTATQAGERLGESPASASFHLRTLAKYGYVEEAEGGKGRQRPWRTVPVANDIPDDELNAEAKMAADALLQLIRERDLNRLRAWDSARSLYPKAWREASQEMRLVLHLTVEELAALTAAIEATVQPYIDNARQANQRPDTLPVSFGLHAVPTSRHGQEDQS encoded by the coding sequence ATGTCTTCCGAACGACGGCGGCTCACCTCGGCCACCGAGCTGCGCGCGCTGAGCCATCCCACCCGCATCGCCCTGCTCGAGCTGCTGGACGAAGTGGGTCCGCTCACCGCGACCCAGGCCGGCGAGCGGCTCGGCGAGTCCCCCGCGAGCGCCTCGTTCCACCTCCGCACGCTGGCCAAGTACGGCTACGTCGAGGAGGCCGAGGGCGGCAAGGGCCGGCAGCGGCCCTGGCGGACGGTCCCGGTCGCGAACGACATCCCGGACGACGAGCTGAACGCCGAGGCCAAGATGGCCGCCGACGCGCTGCTGCAGCTGATCCGGGAGCGCGACCTGAACCGGCTGCGGGCCTGGGACTCCGCCCGCTCGCTGTATCCGAAGGCCTGGCGGGAGGCCTCCCAGGAGATGCGGCTGGTCCTGCATCTCACCGTCGAGGAGCTGGCCGCGCTCACCGCCGCGATCGAGGCGACGGTCCAGCCGTACATCGACAACGCGCGGCAGGCGAACCAGCGGCCGGACACGCTCCCGGTCTCCTTCGGCCTGCACGCCGTCCCCACGTCCCGGCACGGTCAGGAGGACCAGTCATGA
- a CDS encoding MFS transporter codes for MSSLLRNRNLRIFLGMDALSLTGSSALWLALGIWVKALTGSTTAAAMVIFAVLVAPVLLAPAAGMLVDRVRRRPLLVLVNVVSAGAVLLLLLVHDRDQLWLIYAVAALYGASWALLRSAQSALLRSLAADDELIAANGALQTVAALSRLLSPIAGAGLYAAVGPHSVALLDAATFVVAAGGLLLMRVTEPAPARSEGRWLAEVGAGLGHLRRTVVLRQIVTAVALAMLVIGFIEVVMFAVVDQGLHRSPAFLGVLDLSFGAGSVAGGLLAATVVRRLGAGTAVTAGLVAVAAGMALTVVPVVAVAVAAMAIVGLGVPPIVAGLSITLQLRTPAHLLGRTSSAVDVLISGPQSLSIALGAALVAVVDFRILALVMTAGILLAAAWLGTRPEQRTPAIPAPAEPTAQPEPVAITLPGPAPVREPVPVPAPPAG; via the coding sequence ATGAGCAGCCTGCTGCGCAACCGCAACCTGCGGATCTTCCTGGGCATGGACGCGCTGTCGCTGACCGGCAGCAGCGCGCTCTGGCTGGCGCTGGGGATCTGGGTCAAGGCGCTGACCGGCAGCACCACCGCCGCCGCCATGGTGATCTTCGCGGTGCTGGTGGCGCCGGTGCTGCTGGCGCCGGCCGCCGGGATGCTGGTCGACCGGGTCCGCCGGCGGCCGCTGCTGGTGCTGGTCAACGTGGTCTCGGCCGGGGCCGTGCTGCTCCTGCTGCTGGTGCACGACCGCGACCAGCTCTGGCTGATCTACGCCGTCGCCGCCCTGTACGGCGCGTCCTGGGCGCTGCTGCGCTCCGCCCAGTCGGCGCTGCTGCGGAGCCTCGCCGCCGACGACGAGCTGATCGCCGCCAACGGCGCCCTGCAGACGGTCGCGGCGCTGTCCCGGCTGCTCAGCCCGATCGCCGGCGCCGGCCTCTACGCCGCGGTCGGCCCGCACTCGGTCGCGCTGCTGGACGCGGCGACCTTCGTCGTGGCCGCGGGCGGGCTGCTGCTGATGCGGGTGACCGAGCCCGCCCCGGCCCGGTCCGAGGGACGCTGGCTGGCCGAGGTCGGCGCCGGCCTGGGCCACCTGCGCCGGACCGTGGTGCTGCGGCAGATCGTGACCGCGGTCGCGCTGGCGATGCTCGTCATCGGGTTCATCGAGGTGGTCATGTTCGCGGTCGTCGACCAGGGCCTGCACCGCTCCCCCGCGTTCCTGGGCGTGCTCGACCTCAGCTTCGGCGCCGGGTCGGTGGCCGGCGGGCTGCTGGCCGCGACCGTGGTCAGGCGGCTCGGGGCCGGCACCGCGGTGACCGCCGGGCTGGTCGCGGTCGCGGCCGGGATGGCGCTCACCGTCGTGCCGGTGGTGGCGGTCGCGGTGGCCGCCATGGCGATCGTCGGGCTGGGCGTCCCGCCGATCGTGGCCGGGCTGTCGATCACGCTGCAGCTGCGGACGCCGGCGCACCTGCTGGGCCGTACGTCCTCCGCGGTCGACGTGCTCATCTCCGGACCGCAGAGCCTGTCGATCGCGCTCGGCGCGGCGCTGGTGGCGGTCGTCGACTTCCGGATCCTGGCCCTGGTGATGACCGCCGGGATCCTGCTCGCCGCGGCCTGGCTCGGCACCCGCCCGGAGCAGCGCACGCCCGCGATCCCGGCTCCGGCCGAGCCGACGGCCCAGCCGGAGCCGGTCGCGATCACCCTGCCGGGGCCGGCTCCGGTACGGGAGCCGGTGCCGGTGCCTGCTCCTCCGGCTGGTTGA
- a CDS encoding SPFH domain-containing protein — MTAGLIALLVVILFIVVVLVRSIRIIPQARAGVVERLGSYSRTLLPGPHVLIPFADRVRATIDLREQVVSFPPQPVITADNLTVNIDTVIYFQVTDPRAATYEIANYIQAVEQLTVTTLRNVVGSMNLEQTLTSRDQINSKLRGELDEATGKWGIRVARVELKAIDPPLSIQDAMEKQMRADRDKRAIILQAEGARESSIKTAEGQKAAQILAAEGGKQSAILAAEAERQSRILRAEGERAARYLAAQGQAKAIETVFASIHAADPDPKLLAYQYLQTLPQIAQGDANKLWIIPSEFSQALQGLAGITGQAPAAGAEGNGASWLTEAGRSGDAPSTRPPYQSLDTEDWFDSKLPPARLQPEAEIRASDRDSETAAAHSNLSFDVPDGADDPTDEDDAPRALPPSQPAPYAGPPSGQQQPTRHGPPSGGNPAQGGPPPN, encoded by the coding sequence ATGACAGCCGGCCTGATCGCCCTCCTCGTCGTCATCCTGTTCATCGTCGTGGTGCTGGTCCGCAGCATCCGGATCATCCCGCAGGCCCGGGCCGGCGTGGTGGAGCGACTGGGCAGTTACTCGCGCACGCTGTTGCCCGGCCCGCACGTGCTGATCCCGTTCGCTGACCGGGTCCGCGCCACGATCGACCTGCGCGAGCAGGTCGTCTCGTTCCCGCCGCAACCGGTGATCACCGCCGACAACCTGACCGTGAACATCGACACGGTCATCTACTTCCAGGTCACCGACCCGCGCGCGGCGACGTACGAGATCGCGAACTACATCCAGGCGGTCGAGCAGCTCACCGTCACCACCCTGCGCAACGTGGTCGGCTCGATGAACCTGGAGCAGACGCTGACCTCGCGGGACCAGATCAACTCGAAGCTGCGCGGCGAGCTGGACGAGGCCACCGGCAAGTGGGGGATCCGGGTCGCCCGGGTCGAGCTCAAGGCGATCGACCCGCCGCTGTCCATCCAGGACGCGATGGAGAAGCAGATGCGCGCCGACCGGGACAAGCGGGCGATCATCCTGCAGGCGGAAGGCGCCCGGGAGTCCTCGATCAAGACCGCCGAGGGCCAGAAGGCGGCCCAGATCCTCGCCGCCGAGGGGGGCAAGCAGTCCGCGATCCTGGCCGCGGAGGCCGAGCGGCAGTCCCGGATCCTGCGGGCCGAGGGTGAGCGGGCGGCGCGCTACCTGGCCGCCCAGGGCCAGGCCAAGGCGATCGAGACCGTGTTCGCCTCGATCCACGCCGCCGACCCGGACCCGAAGCTGCTGGCGTACCAGTACCTGCAGACACTGCCGCAGATCGCCCAGGGCGACGCGAACAAGCTCTGGATCATCCCGAGCGAGTTCTCCCAGGCGCTGCAGGGGCTGGCCGGGATCACCGGCCAGGCCCCGGCCGCCGGAGCCGAGGGCAACGGCGCCAGCTGGCTGACCGAGGCCGGCCGGTCCGGCGACGCTCCCTCGACCCGGCCGCCGTACCAGTCGCTGGACACGGAGGACTGGTTCGACTCCAAGCTGCCGCCGGCCCGGCTCCAGCCGGAGGCCGAGATCCGCGCGTCCGACCGGGACTCCGAGACGGCCGCGGCGCACTCGAACCTGTCCTTCGACGTGCCCGACGGCGCCGACGACCCGACCGACGAGGACGACGCGCCGCGCGCGCTGCCGCCCTCGCAGCCGGCGCCGTACGCCGGACCGCCGTCGGGACAGCAGCAGCCGACCCGCCACGGGCCGCCGTCCGGCGGGAACCCGGCCCAGGGCGGCCCGCCGCCGAACTAG
- a CDS encoding NfeD family protein, whose product MPGWLIWLIAAGVLAIAEALSLDLVLIMLAVAALTTAGAAALGAGAVVQVGVFAIVSLGLVAVVRPLAKRRLQVPLTNAQRTGIEALKGRNAVVVRTVDQHGGRVKLAGEEWSAQSYDPLQVLPVGATVQVMEIRGATAVVWSHE is encoded by the coding sequence GTGCCCGGGTGGTTGATCTGGCTTATCGCGGCCGGCGTGCTGGCCATCGCCGAGGCGCTCTCGCTCGACCTCGTCCTGATCATGCTGGCGGTCGCGGCCCTGACCACGGCGGGCGCGGCAGCGCTCGGGGCCGGTGCGGTGGTGCAGGTCGGGGTCTTCGCGATCGTCTCGCTCGGGCTCGTCGCCGTGGTCCGGCCGCTGGCCAAGCGCCGGCTGCAGGTGCCGCTGACCAACGCCCAGCGCACCGGCATCGAGGCCCTCAAGGGCCGCAACGCGGTGGTGGTGCGGACCGTCGACCAGCACGGCGGCCGGGTCAAGCTGGCGGGCGAGGAGTGGTCCGCCCAGTCCTACGACCCGCTGCAGGTCCTGCCGGTCGGGGCGACCGTGCAGGTGATGGAGATCCGCGGCGCCACCGCCGTCGTCTGGTCGCACGAGTGA
- a CDS encoding DUF3097 domain-containing protein produces the protein MRSDDYGTDVLAGDWRKKKTIPAVPAEPEMVVEEAGTGFCGAVVACEKDAVTLEDRHGRRRMFPLAPAGFRLDGRLVTLTRPVAAPATRKPGRTASGSVAVANVRAQVARGSRIWVEGVHDAALVERVWGDDLRIEAVVVEPLDGIDDLAGAVRGFRPDREHRLGVLVDHLVPGTKESRIVAAVTDPDVLVLGHPYVDVWQAVKPSSLGIARWPVVPRGEDWKTGICTRLGWGDPRDGWRRVLAAVDSYADLEVPLLRAMEELIDFVTVGRSG, from the coding sequence GTGCGCAGCGACGACTACGGGACCGACGTGCTGGCCGGTGACTGGCGGAAGAAGAAGACGATCCCGGCCGTGCCGGCCGAACCCGAAATGGTGGTCGAGGAGGCCGGTACCGGCTTCTGCGGTGCGGTCGTGGCCTGCGAGAAGGACGCGGTCACGCTGGAGGACCGGCACGGCCGGCGGCGGATGTTCCCGCTCGCGCCGGCCGGCTTCCGGCTCGACGGCCGGCTGGTCACGCTGACCCGCCCGGTCGCGGCGCCGGCGACGAGGAAGCCGGGACGTACGGCCTCCGGCTCGGTCGCCGTCGCCAACGTCCGGGCCCAGGTCGCCCGCGGCAGCCGGATCTGGGTCGAGGGCGTGCACGACGCCGCGTTGGTCGAGCGGGTCTGGGGCGACGACCTGCGGATCGAGGCGGTCGTGGTGGAGCCGCTGGACGGCATCGACGACCTGGCCGGGGCGGTCCGCGGGTTCCGGCCGGACCGCGAGCACCGCCTCGGCGTCCTGGTCGACCACCTGGTGCCGGGCACCAAGGAGAGCCGCATCGTCGCCGCGGTCACCGATCCGGACGTGCTCGTGCTCGGCCACCCGTACGTGGACGTCTGGCAGGCGGTGAAGCCGTCCTCGCTCGGCATCGCCCGCTGGCCGGTCGTGCCCCGGGGAGAGGACTGGAAGACCGGCATCTGCACCCGGCTGGGCTGGGGCGACCCGCGCGACGGGTGGCGCCGGGTGCTGGCCGCCGTCGACTCGTACGCGGACCTCGAGGTCCCGCTGCTCAGGGCGATGGAGGAATTGATCGACTTCGTGACCGTCGGCCGGTCCGGTTAG